In the genome of bacterium, one region contains:
- the pdxA gene encoding 4-hydroxythreonine-4-phosphate dehydrogenase PdxA, translating to MAVTLGDCRGIGPEIAVKAARALASEPDRPHLVFVGPSGTGAESAADEFVATGRWEIGATPAVAGALAGQAIERAASMALEGAVDGVVTAPIDKAALNAGGYTFPGHTEMLAGLAGVRDVVMMLTAETTLRGGPLRVALATTHLPLSQVPAALSVETIVRTARITHAGLRDGWGMARPRIALCAVNPHASDGGLFGDEEARILEPARERLHAEGVDAHGPIPADTVFVRATAGEFDAVIAPYHDVGMAAFKTAAFGHGVNVTLGLPFVRTSPDHGTALDIAGQDRADPSSMIEAIRLAARLAAGRAGGGLAP from the coding sequence CTGGCCGTGACGCTCGGCGATTGTCGCGGCATCGGGCCCGAGATCGCCGTGAAGGCCGCGCGCGCGCTCGCGTCGGAGCCCGACCGGCCTCACCTCGTCTTCGTCGGCCCGTCCGGGACCGGCGCAGAGTCGGCCGCGGACGAGTTCGTGGCCACCGGGCGGTGGGAGATCGGCGCCACGCCTGCCGTGGCGGGCGCGCTGGCGGGTCAGGCGATCGAGCGAGCGGCGAGCATGGCCCTCGAGGGCGCCGTGGATGGTGTGGTCACGGCGCCGATCGACAAGGCGGCCCTCAACGCGGGCGGGTACACCTTCCCCGGCCACACCGAGATGCTGGCGGGGCTGGCCGGCGTCCGGGACGTGGTCATGATGCTGACTGCGGAGACCACCCTCCGGGGGGGCCCGCTCCGGGTCGCGCTGGCCACCACGCACCTACCCCTCTCCCAGGTGCCCGCGGCCCTTTCCGTGGAAACCATCGTGAGGACGGCGCGGATCACCCACGCGGGTCTGCGCGACGGCTGGGGCATGGCCCGTCCGCGCATTGCGCTCTGCGCCGTGAACCCGCACGCTTCCGACGGCGGCCTGTTCGGCGATGAGGAGGCGCGGATCCTGGAGCCGGCGCGGGAGCGGTTGCACGCGGAGGGCGTTGACGCCCACGGCCCCATCCCGGCGGACACGGTGTTCGTCCGCGCCACGGCGGGCGAGTTCGACGCGGTGATCGCCCCGTACCACGACGTCGGGATGGCGGCGTTCAAGACGGCGGCGTTCGGCCATGGCGTCAACGTGACCCTCGGCCTCCCGTTCGTGCGGACCTCGCCGGACCACGGGACGGCACTCGACATCGCTGGCCAGGATCGCGCCGATCCCTCATCCATGATCGAGGCGATCCGCCTCGCCGCCCGCCTCGCGGCGGGCAGGGCGGGCGGAGGGCTCGCGCCGTGA
- a CDS encoding glycosyltransferase, which produces MSSHGAGRPTVLIFRKELLPWSETFIAAQGGALQRYRPVFVGYRLVQAGPDYLAGHERVLLADHTFSEGLGKAAIKALRRTPPRWRRALAAHRPALLHAHFGTNALDAIPIARALGVPLVVTYHGMDIATRPRNALDRWRRQRVFRAAHRVIAVSEFIAARLQEAGCPEDRIIVHHIGVDTRRFTPGDPAQRANAQILFVGRLVAKKGLTHLLRAMPRVQQAVPEAELVVVGDGPLRPRHEAEAARLGARCRFVGVQTPDEVRAWMQRSAVLCAPSVVTPTGNAEGLPITILEAQAAGLPVVAFPSGGSAEGIIDGETGWIVPPGDEATLAERLVALLTDDELRARFSTVARAHAVERFDLRRQTALLEEIYDDVLRAAGA; this is translated from the coding sequence ATGAGCAGCCACGGCGCCGGCCGGCCGACCGTCCTGATCTTCCGCAAGGAGCTGCTGCCCTGGTCCGAGACGTTCATCGCGGCGCAGGGCGGCGCGCTCCAGCGCTACCGACCCGTTTTCGTGGGCTATCGGCTGGTGCAAGCCGGCCCCGATTACCTCGCCGGGCACGAGCGGGTGCTGCTCGCGGATCACACCTTCAGCGAGGGGCTCGGCAAGGCCGCGATCAAAGCTCTGCGTCGGACGCCCCCGCGGTGGCGGCGTGCGCTGGCCGCCCACCGCCCCGCACTGCTGCACGCGCATTTCGGCACCAACGCGCTGGACGCCATCCCCATCGCGCGCGCGCTGGGTGTGCCGCTCGTCGTGACGTACCACGGGATGGACATCGCCACCCGGCCGCGGAACGCGCTCGACCGCTGGCGCCGCCAGCGCGTGTTCCGCGCCGCACACCGGGTGATCGCCGTCTCGGAGTTCATTGCCGCGCGCCTGCAGGAGGCCGGCTGCCCGGAGGACCGCATCATCGTGCACCACATCGGCGTGGACACCCGCCGCTTCACGCCGGGCGACCCCGCCCAGCGCGCGAACGCGCAGATCCTATTCGTCGGACGGCTGGTGGCAAAGAAGGGGCTCACCCACCTGCTGCGGGCGATGCCGCGGGTGCAGCAGGCGGTGCCGGAGGCCGAGCTCGTCGTGGTGGGCGACGGGCCGCTCCGCCCGCGGCACGAGGCCGAGGCCGCGCGCCTCGGCGCCCGCTGCCGCTTCGTCGGCGTGCAGACGCCGGACGAGGTGCGCGCCTGGATGCAGCGCTCCGCCGTCCTGTGCGCGCCCAGCGTGGTCACGCCGACCGGCAACGCCGAGGGGCTTCCGATCACCATCCTCGAAGCGCAGGCAGCGGGCCTGCCCGTCGTCGCCTTCCCCTCGGGCGGCAGCGCCGAAGGCATCATCGATGGGGAAACGGGCTGGATCGTGCCGCCGGGCGATGAAGCCACGCTGGCCGAACGGCTGGTGGCGCTCCTCACCGACGACGAGCTGCGCGCACGCTTCTCCACCGTCGCCCGCGCCCACGCGGTGGAGCGCTTCGACCTCCGCCGCCAGACCGCACTGTTGGAGGAGATCTACGACGACGTCCTCCGGGCCGCCGGCGCGTGA
- a CDS encoding glycosyl transferase family 2 has protein sequence MEIAVILATYNWPRALELVLWGYATQTYRDFQVVIADDGSGPETRELIERMRAETGLDIVHVWHEDRGFRKSEILNRAILATDREYLIFSDGDTIPRRDFVQVHAELAEPGCFLAGGYVKLPPDVSERITVADVQAGRATDLRWLRAQGFRPGRHALRFTTFRPWATLLDRLTPTPPRWRGNNSSTWREHLLAVNGFDMEMGYGGQDAALGDRLENLGIRPKRIRYRTLAVHLHHERPWRDPEGVRRNDEIRRRIRENRETRARLGIAELEPLPAAR, from the coding sequence ATGGAGATCGCCGTCATCCTGGCCACCTACAACTGGCCGCGCGCGCTCGAGCTGGTGCTGTGGGGGTACGCGACGCAGACGTACCGGGACTTCCAGGTCGTCATCGCGGATGACGGCTCCGGTCCGGAGACGCGTGAATTGATCGAGCGGATGCGCGCCGAGACCGGACTGGACATCGTCCACGTCTGGCACGAGGATCGAGGCTTCCGCAAGAGCGAGATCCTCAACCGCGCGATCCTCGCCACGGACCGGGAGTACCTCATTTTCTCGGACGGAGACACCATCCCGCGCCGCGACTTCGTGCAGGTGCACGCCGAGCTCGCGGAGCCCGGATGCTTCCTGGCGGGCGGCTACGTGAAGCTGCCGCCCGATGTGAGTGAGCGCATCACGGTGGCGGACGTTCAGGCCGGCCGCGCGACGGATCTACGGTGGCTGCGTGCGCAGGGGTTCCGCCCCGGCCGCCACGCGCTCCGGTTCACCACGTTCCGGCCGTGGGCGACCCTGCTCGACCGCCTCACGCCCACGCCGCCGCGCTGGCGCGGCAACAACTCCTCGACCTGGCGCGAGCACCTGCTGGCCGTCAACGGCTTCGACATGGAGATGGGCTACGGTGGGCAGGACGCGGCGCTCGGGGACCGACTGGAGAACCTCGGGATCCGGCCCAAGCGGATCCGCTACCGCACGCTGGCGGTCCACCTCCATCACGAGCGGCCGTGGCGCGACCCGGAGGGGGTGCGCCGCAACGACGAGATCCGGCGTCGGATCCGGGAGAACCGCGAGACGCGCGCGCGGCTCGGGATCGCGGAGCTGGAGCCGCTACCGGCGGCGCGGTGA
- the mfd gene encoding transcription-repair coupling factor — protein MAHPILLDAMRRQPAYRRLAADLPGPGRAVALSGLPGSSPALLVATLAADMPNRVWVVVAPSPPDAEAAEADLTALLGTGRTALYPQRETLPYEPEEPHLEISGMRVETLEALLAGRARILVTTLRALQERAPIPSGLAEIRLTLAVGESVPPLELASRLERMGFTRVPLVEGVGEYALRGGIVDLFGFGSPDPVRIEFWGDEVVSIRRFDILDQRSTGEVDRVEVLPVDLRSAQVGEDAPVVRRSLLDVLPRDAIVVELDPEAAQREFGRTWNEVLHLHRAARQAGDDPEPPDALFLPPDDAARRLAGFGRLRINAGDGDLRFDIRPAEPIDRDMERLSALLRAGAARGEDTLILCDNTGQLERLEELLGGNGGLPPRTTLALETIAAGFVLEGADPPVRVLTDHEIFRRTRYVRRGRRFRGAVALESLSQLKPGDYVVHLDHGIGRFLGLERVRIAVPGGIGEESEIEALAIEYAGGEILRVPVYRLDLIERWVPDRDDAEPPRLHKIGGKAWKTLRSKTERAIQRMALELLELYAARQLAERPPYSPDTRWQKEMESSFMYEDTPDQRQATADVKRDMESRHPMDRLLCGDVGFGKTEVAIRAAFKAVQDGRQVAVLAPTTVLVEQHLATFRQRLAAYPVRIEALSRFRTESEQRRILAALAEGQIDIVIGTHRLLEPDVVFKNLGLLIVDEEQRFGVKQKERFKELKHTLDVLSLTATPIPRTLYLSLAGLRDLSLIQTPPRDRMPVITHVMPWVDEIIQDALRRELDRGGQVFFVHNRIQTIHAVAERVRSLVPDATVAVAHGRLPSAELEATMRRFLSREVDILVTTAIIENGLDVPTANTLIVDRADQFGLAQLYQLRGRVGRSHHRAYCYLLLPDDADPEAERRLRILEHFTELGSGYAIALKDLELRGAGNILGAEQSGFVHAVGLETYTRLLEDTVRRLREQPRETFPAPEVSLEGAAYLPDAYVPDSAQKLHLYRRLSRMERPEEVEGLRAELRDRFGPPPEEVERLLAGAALRLLGARLGVERILVRGGEARVNFRPEAVPRLAVLQTAFHDQQLEVEVRRAVPLSIVLRRTDGRPLVETLTRALQALDTERARAA, from the coding sequence GTGGCCCACCCGATCCTGCTCGACGCGATGCGGCGCCAGCCCGCCTACCGGCGGCTCGCTGCGGACTTGCCGGGGCCCGGGCGTGCGGTGGCCCTGTCCGGCCTGCCGGGCTCCTCCCCTGCCCTGCTCGTCGCCACTCTGGCCGCGGACATGCCCAACCGGGTCTGGGTGGTCGTGGCTCCCAGTCCGCCCGACGCGGAGGCGGCGGAAGCAGATCTCACCGCGTTGCTCGGCACCGGCCGCACGGCGCTCTATCCCCAGCGGGAGACGCTGCCGTACGAGCCCGAGGAGCCGCACCTCGAGATCAGCGGCATGCGCGTCGAAACGCTGGAAGCGCTGCTGGCCGGGCGCGCACGGATCCTGGTGACGACGCTGCGGGCGCTCCAGGAGCGCGCGCCGATCCCGAGCGGCCTCGCCGAGATCCGGCTCACCCTCGCGGTGGGCGAGTCCGTTCCACCCCTCGAGCTGGCGTCACGGCTCGAGCGGATGGGCTTCACCCGTGTGCCGCTGGTCGAGGGCGTGGGCGAGTACGCACTGCGCGGCGGGATCGTCGACCTCTTCGGCTTCGGCTCCCCAGACCCGGTGCGCATCGAGTTCTGGGGCGACGAGGTGGTTTCCATCCGCCGGTTCGACATCCTGGACCAGCGTTCGACCGGCGAGGTCGATCGCGTCGAGGTCCTGCCGGTGGACCTCCGCTCCGCCCAGGTCGGGGAGGACGCTCCCGTCGTCCGCCGCTCCTTGCTCGACGTCCTGCCGCGGGACGCCATCGTGGTGGAGCTGGACCCCGAGGCCGCGCAGCGCGAGTTCGGCCGCACGTGGAACGAGGTCCTGCACCTCCATCGCGCGGCCCGCCAAGCCGGCGACGATCCCGAGCCGCCCGACGCGCTGTTCCTGCCGCCGGACGATGCGGCTCGACGCCTCGCCGGCTTCGGCCGCCTGCGGATCAACGCCGGCGACGGCGACCTGCGCTTCGACATCCGCCCGGCCGAACCCATCGACCGGGACATGGAGCGTCTCTCCGCCCTGCTCCGCGCCGGCGCCGCCCGGGGCGAGGACACGCTCATCCTGTGCGACAACACCGGCCAGCTCGAGCGCCTGGAGGAGCTGCTCGGCGGGAACGGCGGCCTGCCGCCGCGCACCACCCTCGCGCTCGAGACCATCGCTGCCGGGTTCGTGCTCGAAGGCGCGGATCCGCCGGTCCGGGTGTTGACCGACCACGAGATCTTCCGCCGTACGCGGTACGTGCGCCGCGGCCGCCGGTTCCGCGGCGCCGTCGCCCTCGAGAGCCTGTCCCAGCTCAAGCCCGGCGACTACGTCGTGCACCTGGACCACGGCATCGGCCGCTTCCTCGGCCTGGAGCGGGTCCGGATCGCCGTTCCCGGCGGCATCGGCGAAGAATCCGAGATCGAGGCGCTCGCCATCGAATACGCCGGCGGCGAGATCCTGCGCGTCCCGGTCTACCGCCTGGACCTCATCGAACGCTGGGTTCCCGATCGCGACGACGCCGAGCCGCCCCGCCTGCACAAGATCGGCGGCAAGGCGTGGAAGACGCTGCGCAGCAAGACCGAGCGCGCCATCCAGCGGATGGCCCTGGAACTCCTCGAGCTCTACGCCGCGCGCCAGCTCGCCGAGCGGCCGCCGTACTCGCCGGACACGCGCTGGCAGAAGGAGATGGAGTCCAGCTTCATGTACGAGGACACGCCGGACCAGCGCCAGGCGACCGCGGATGTGAAGCGCGACATGGAGTCGCGTCACCCCATGGACAGGCTCCTCTGCGGCGACGTCGGCTTCGGCAAGACCGAGGTCGCCATCCGTGCGGCGTTCAAGGCCGTGCAGGACGGCCGGCAGGTGGCGGTCCTCGCCCCCACCACGGTCCTGGTCGAGCAGCATCTCGCCACGTTCCGCCAGCGCCTGGCGGCGTACCCCGTGCGCATCGAGGCGCTCTCCCGCTTCCGCACCGAGAGCGAGCAGCGTCGCATCCTCGCCGCGTTGGCCGAAGGGCAGATCGACATCGTCATCGGCACTCACCGGCTCCTCGAGCCGGACGTGGTGTTCAAGAACCTCGGCCTGCTCATCGTCGACGAGGAGCAGCGCTTCGGCGTCAAGCAGAAGGAGCGCTTCAAGGAGCTGAAGCACACCCTCGACGTGCTCTCGCTCACGGCCACGCCGATCCCGCGCACGCTGTACCTGTCTCTCGCCGGGCTGCGTGACCTCTCGCTGATCCAGACGCCGCCGCGCGACCGGATGCCCGTCATCACCCACGTCATGCCATGGGTGGACGAGATCATCCAGGATGCGCTGCGGCGCGAGCTGGACCGCGGCGGCCAGGTCTTCTTCGTGCACAACCGGATCCAGACCATTCACGCCGTGGCCGAGCGCGTCCGCTCGCTGGTGCCGGATGCGACCGTGGCCGTGGCACACGGCCGGCTCCCGTCCGCGGAGCTTGAGGCGACGATGCGTCGCTTCCTCTCCCGCGAGGTGGACATCCTGGTCACGACCGCGATCATCGAGAACGGGCTCGACGTGCCGACGGCCAACACGCTCATCGTGGATCGCGCGGACCAGTTCGGTCTCGCCCAGCTCTACCAGCTCCGCGGGCGCGTGGGCCGCTCGCACCACCGCGCGTACTGCTACCTGCTGCTGCCGGACGACGCCGACCCCGAAGCGGAGCGCCGGCTCCGCATCCTGGAGCACTTCACGGAACTGGGGAGCGGGTACGCCATTGCGCTGAAGGACCTGGAGCTGAGGGGCGCAGGCAACATCCTCGGCGCGGAGCAGTCGGGCTTCGTCCACGCCGTCGGCCTGGAGACCTACACCCGTCTGCTCGAGGACACGGTGCGTCGTCTGCGCGAGCAGCCGCGCGAGACGTTCCCCGCGCCGGAGGTCTCCCTGGAGGGCGCCGCGTACCTTCCGGATGCATACGTACCGGACTCCGCCCAGAAGCTGCACCTGTACCGTCGGCTGTCGCGCATGGAGCGGCCCGAGGAGGTGGAGGGGCTCCGCGCCGAGCTGCGCGACCGCTTCGGCCCGCCGCCGGAGGAGGTGGAGCGGCTGCTCGCCGGCGCCGCGTTGCGCCTCCTGGGCGCCCGGCTGGGCGTGGAGCGCATCCTGGTGCGCGGCGGGGAGGCCCGCGTCAACTTCCGGCCGGAGGCGGTGCCCCGACTCGCCGTGCTCCAGACGGCGTTCCACGACCAGCAGCTCGAGGTCGAGGTCCGGCGGGCCGTGCCGCTCTCGATCGTGCTCCGCCGCACCGACGGCCGGCCGCTGGTCGAGACGCTGACCCGTGCGCTCCAGGCGCTGGACACGGAGCGTGCCCGGGCGGCGTGA
- a CDS encoding DUF58 domain-containing protein, producing MSGNPVKPIGRQRRPDLLDPRELAALGGLEFVARNVVEGFLAGLHRSPHRGFSVEFAEHRMYQPGDDLRYIDWRMYGRSDRFYIKQFEEETNLRAYLLVDASASMAWSSAPGQLPSKLWYAKLLAASLALLLLRQGDSVGLVAFDERIRAHITPRGGRRHWQEVLEALVPLEASGRTEAGTALRDIAGRLRRRGLVILFSDLLVDPDSTRLALRFLRHRGHEVLVFHLLDPGERELPAVGDARFVDPETGDEVPVSVADLRAEYRAAVERALEEWRQALEPHGVDYTLIETDQAMARALRAYLRKRERLG from the coding sequence ATGAGCGGAAACCCGGTCAAACCCATCGGACGGCAGCGCCGCCCGGATCTCCTGGACCCCCGCGAGCTGGCCGCGCTCGGCGGCCTCGAATTCGTCGCGCGCAACGTGGTCGAGGGGTTCCTGGCCGGGTTACACCGCTCGCCGCACCGCGGTTTCTCCGTCGAGTTCGCCGAGCACCGGATGTACCAGCCCGGCGACGACCTGCGCTACATCGACTGGCGCATGTACGGTCGCTCGGACCGGTTCTACATCAAGCAGTTCGAGGAGGAGACGAACCTCCGCGCGTACCTGCTCGTGGACGCGAGTGCGTCGATGGCGTGGTCCTCGGCACCGGGCCAGCTCCCGAGCAAGCTGTGGTACGCGAAGCTGCTCGCGGCGAGTCTCGCTCTGCTGCTGCTGCGTCAGGGGGACTCGGTGGGGCTGGTCGCCTTCGACGAGCGGATCCGCGCCCACATCACGCCGCGGGGCGGTCGTCGGCACTGGCAGGAGGTGCTGGAAGCCCTCGTGCCCCTGGAGGCGAGCGGCCGCACGGAGGCCGGGACGGCGCTCCGCGACATCGCCGGCCGCCTGCGCCGGCGCGGGCTGGTCATCCTCTTCTCGGATTTGCTGGTGGACCCGGATTCGACCCGGCTCGCGCTCCGCTTCCTGCGGCACCGCGGCCACGAGGTGCTGGTGTTCCATCTGCTGGACCCCGGGGAGCGGGAGCTGCCCGCGGTGGGGGACGCGCGCTTCGTGGATCCGGAGACGGGCGACGAGGTCCCCGTCAGTGTGGCGGACCTGCGTGCCGAATACCGGGCAGCCGTGGAGCGTGCGCTCGAGGAGTGGCGCCAGGCGCTCGAGCCCCACGGCGTGGATTACACCCTGATCGAGACGGACCAGGCGATGGCGCGCGCGCTGCGCGCCTATCTCCGCAAGCGTGAACGGCTGGGCTGA
- a CDS encoding glycosyl transferase family 2: protein MRFSVIITTYNQPRYLELVLYGYSVQTRRDFEIVIADDGSGPETAEVIERARRELGLDIRHVWHEDRGFRKCEILNRAILAASGDYLLFTDGDCVPRKDLVETHMRLAAPGRFIAGGYLKLPPEVSRAVDEEAIRTGAVTDLRWLRARGWRPGRRALRLVRSHRLGALFDLLTPTRAVFQGNNASTWRAAIEAVNGFEQEMGYGGLDRGIGYRLENYGIKGVQARHRAVCMHLHHERPYRDEAVIRRNREILARIRRTGETRARRGLDELRASIAER from the coding sequence ATGCGGTTCTCCGTCATCATTACGACGTACAACCAGCCCAGGTACCTGGAGCTGGTGCTCTACGGCTACTCGGTGCAGACGCGCCGGGACTTCGAGATCGTCATCGCGGACGACGGGTCGGGGCCGGAGACCGCGGAGGTGATCGAGCGGGCTCGGCGTGAGCTCGGGCTCGACATCCGGCACGTGTGGCACGAGGATCGAGGGTTCCGCAAGTGCGAGATTCTCAACCGCGCGATCCTCGCGGCGTCGGGCGACTACCTGCTGTTCACGGATGGCGACTGCGTCCCGCGCAAGGACCTGGTCGAGACGCACATGCGGCTGGCAGCGCCCGGTCGCTTCATCGCCGGCGGCTACCTGAAGCTGCCGCCGGAAGTCTCACGGGCGGTGGATGAGGAGGCGATCCGGACCGGCGCCGTCACGGACCTGCGCTGGCTCCGGGCGCGGGGCTGGCGACCCGGCCGGCGCGCGCTGCGGTTGGTGCGGTCTCACCGGCTCGGCGCGCTGTTCGATCTGCTGACGCCGACGCGGGCGGTTTTCCAGGGCAACAACGCATCGACCTGGCGCGCCGCGATCGAGGCGGTGAACGGATTCGAGCAAGAGATGGGCTACGGCGGGCTCGACCGCGGGATCGGGTACCGGCTCGAGAACTACGGGATCAAGGGTGTACAGGCCCGGCACCGCGCCGTGTGCATGCACCTGCACCACGAGCGACCCTATCGGGATGAGGCGGTGATCCGCCGGAACCGTGAGATCCTTGCCCGGATCCGGCGGACGGGGGAGACGCGCGCGCGGCGCGGGCTGGATGAGTTGAGGGCGAGCATCGCGGAACGGTGA
- a CDS encoding elongation factor 4: MRLDRIRNFCIIAHIDHGKSTLADRLLERTGTLAQREMKDQVLDTNELERERGITIKLHPVRMQYRAADGEVYELNLIDTPGHVDFTYEVSRSLAACEGAVLVVDASQGVQAQTLSNLFLALDAGLEIIPVLNKIDLPGAEPERRRAELVDLLGVDPADVLLVSAKEGTGIDELLETIVRRVPPPQGRRDAPLRALIFDSTYDKYQGAVPYVRVVDGVLRPGMRIAFGASDAVYEVDEVGYIRIDRVPQPELGPGQVGYVLAGIKRVSDTKVGDTILDADNRAAELLPGYREVKPMVFSGLYPTDSEQYEELRDALEKLKLSDASLFYEPETSTALGFGFRCGFLGLLHMEIVQERLEREFSLNLITTVPNVEYHVVLTNGERIAVENPSAMPDRSRIERIEEPYVRARIVCPAEFIGNVQKLCHERRGEYRSMTYLDPTRVEFIYELPLAEIVLDFYDRLKGSTKGYASLDWEFLEYRPNDLVKLDMLINGDPVDAFSVIIHRDKAYEYGRAMAEKLKELIPRQLFEVAIQAAIGSRVIARETIKPLRKNVTAKCYGGDITRKRKLLEKQKEGKRRMKQVGTVEIPQEAFLAVLQVGD; the protein is encoded by the coding sequence GTGCGCCTAGATCGGATTCGCAACTTCTGCATCATCGCCCACATCGACCACGGCAAGTCCACGCTCGCCGATCGCCTGCTCGAGCGGACCGGCACGCTGGCCCAGCGCGAAATGAAGGACCAGGTGCTCGACACCAACGAGCTCGAGCGGGAGCGCGGCATCACCATCAAGCTGCACCCGGTGCGCATGCAGTACCGCGCCGCAGACGGCGAGGTGTACGAGCTGAACCTGATCGACACGCCGGGGCACGTGGACTTCACGTACGAGGTCTCGCGCTCGCTCGCGGCGTGCGAGGGAGCGGTGCTGGTGGTGGACGCGAGCCAGGGCGTCCAGGCACAGACGCTCTCGAACCTGTTCCTCGCCTTGGACGCGGGGCTCGAGATCATCCCGGTGCTGAACAAGATCGACCTACCGGGCGCGGAGCCGGAGCGGCGGCGTGCAGAGCTCGTGGACCTGCTGGGCGTGGACCCGGCGGACGTACTCCTGGTCTCGGCCAAGGAAGGCACGGGCATTGACGAGCTGCTGGAAACGATCGTGCGCCGCGTGCCGCCGCCGCAGGGCCGTCGGGATGCACCGCTGCGTGCGCTGATCTTCGACTCGACCTACGACAAGTACCAGGGCGCGGTCCCGTACGTGCGTGTCGTGGATGGCGTGCTGCGCCCCGGGATGCGTATCGCGTTCGGCGCCTCGGACGCCGTCTACGAGGTGGACGAGGTCGGCTACATCCGGATCGACCGGGTGCCCCAGCCGGAGCTCGGGCCGGGTCAGGTCGGCTACGTGCTGGCCGGGATCAAGCGCGTCTCGGACACCAAGGTCGGCGACACGATCCTCGATGCGGACAACCGCGCGGCGGAGCTTCTGCCGGGCTACCGTGAGGTCAAGCCGATGGTGTTCAGCGGGCTCTACCCCACGGACTCCGAGCAGTACGAGGAGCTCCGGGACGCGCTCGAGAAGCTCAAGCTGAGCGACGCGAGCCTCTTCTACGAGCCGGAGACGTCCACGGCGCTCGGCTTCGGCTTCCGTTGCGGCTTCCTCGGGCTGCTGCACATGGAGATCGTGCAGGAGCGGCTCGAGCGCGAGTTCTCGCTGAACCTGATCACCACGGTGCCCAACGTGGAGTACCACGTGGTGCTCACGAACGGCGAGCGCATCGCAGTGGAGAACCCGTCGGCGATGCCGGACCGCAGCCGCATCGAGCGGATCGAGGAGCCGTACGTCCGCGCGCGCATCGTGTGCCCGGCGGAGTTCATTGGCAACGTCCAGAAGCTGTGCCACGAGCGGCGCGGCGAGTACCGGTCCATGACCTATCTGGACCCGACGCGCGTCGAGTTCATTTACGAGCTCCCGCTGGCCGAGATCGTCCTGGACTTCTATGACCGGCTGAAGGGGTCGACCAAGGGCTACGCGTCGCTGGACTGGGAGTTCCTGGAATACCGGCCGAACGACCTCGTCAAGCTGGACATGCTGATCAACGGCGACCCCGTGGACGCCTTCAGCGTGATCATCCACCGCGACAAGGCGTACGAGTACGGCCGCGCGATGGCGGAGAAGCTGAAGGAGCTGATCCCGCGGCAGCTCTTCGAGGTCGCGATCCAGGCGGCGATCGGCAGCAGGGTGATCGCGCGGGAGACGATCAAGCCGTTGCGGAAGAACGTGACGGCGAAGTGCTACGGCGGCGACATCACCCGCAAGCGCAAGCTGCTCGAGAAGCAGAAGGAAGGGAAGCGGCGGATGAAGCAGGTGGGGACGGTGGAGATCCCGCAGGAGGCGTTCCTGGCGGTGCTCCAGGTGGGCGACTGA